One genomic region from Sciurus carolinensis chromosome 2, mSciCar1.2, whole genome shotgun sequence encodes:
- the LOC124976914 gene encoding signal-regulatory protein beta-1-like: MMSVSTSWSQHPCVLLLTLLLGLAGAAEPELQVIQPETSVSVAAGESATLHCTVTTLHPVGPIEWFKGSGPDRETIYKFKQGHFPRVTDLSDTTLRENRDFSIRIRNVTPADAGTYYCVKYQKTSNENKEVQSGPGTELSVRARPSPPEVSGPATRATPGQTVSFTCESHGFSPRSITLTWFKNGNELSHIQTSVDPAGESVSYRVSSTAQVTLAPGDVHSQVICEVAHVTLQGGPPLRGTANLSDTIRVPPTVEVTPLTTMAGSQVNVTCQVKKFYPRSLQLTWVENGNVSRTEMASTLSENKDGTYDLTSCLLVNPSVHREDVTFTCRVEHDGQPATTRNCTLQVSAGSKEHGLDHAPSGTVKSTLASYLIALFLGPKILLAVGVSAIYIHRKQKS, encoded by the exons ATGATGTCTGTTTCTACCTCCTGGTCCCAGCATCCTTGTGTCCTGCTGCTGACCCTCCTGCTGGGACTCGCAG GAGCAGCTGAACCAGAGCTGCAGGTGATTCAGCCTGAGACGTCAGTGTCTGTCGCTGCTGGAGAGTCGGCCACTCTGCACTGCACTGTGACCACCCTGCACCCCGTGGGGCCCATCGAGTGGTTTAAGGGGTCAGGACCAGACCGGGAGACAATCTACAAGTTCAAACAAGGCCACTTCCCCCGAGTCACAGATCTCTCAGATACCACACTGAGGGAAAACAGGGACTTTTCCATCCGCATCAGGAACGTCACCCCAGCAGATGCCGGCACCTACTACTGTGTGAAGTACCAGAAAACCAGCAATGAAAACAAGGAGGTTCAGTCTGGACCAGGCACCGAGCTGTCTGTGCGAG CCAGACCTTCTCCCCCTGAGGTGTCGGGTCCTGCGACCAGGGCCACACCTGGGCAGACAGTGAGCTTCACCTGCGAGTCCCACGGCTTCTCCCCCCGCAGCATCACCCTGACCTGGTTCAAAAATGGGAACGAGCTCTCCCACATCCAGACCAGCGTGGACCCCGCAGGAGAAAGCGTGTCCTACAGGGTGTCCAGCACAGCCCAGGTGACCCTGGCCCCCGGGGACGTCCACTCTCAGGTCATCTGCGAGGTGGCCCACGTCACCCTGCAGGGGGGGCCTCCTCTTCGTGGGACTGCCAACTTGTCTGACACCATCCGAG TTCCGCCCACTGTGGAGGTCACCCCACTGACCACAATGGCAGGGAGCCAGGTGAACGTCACCTGCCAGGTGAAGAAGTTCTACCCCCGGAGCCTACAGCTGACCTGGGTGGAGAATGGAAACGTGTCCCGGACAGAAATGGCCTCGACCCTCTCAGAGAACAAGGACGGGACCTACGACCTGACCAGCTGCCTCCTGGTGAACCCGTCTGTGCACAGGGAGGACGTGACCTTCACCTGCCGGGTGGAGCATGATGGGCAGCCGGCCACCACCAGAAACTGCACCCTGCAGGTCTCTGCAGGCTCCAAGGAGCATGGCCTGGACCACGCCCCCTCTG GAACAGTGAAGTCTACACTTGCTTCATATCTCATAGCCCTGTTCCTTGGCCCCAAGATCCTACTGGCAGTCGGTGTCTCTGCCATCTACATCCACAGGAAGCAGAAGTCCTGA